One genomic window of bacterium includes the following:
- a CDS encoding LbtU family siderophore porin — translation MMSIGSVKSKISLTAFLFCVLICCSCSAEEESLINVLGKRISISGAVEVEIYSMDYKSKDDEDIQESDITLSTVELGIDVVLNEYTKGHVLFLWQEDNTEQVEVDEGTITLGGTQDIPYYLTAGKMYVPFGTFNSHFVSDPITLELGETRESAVLVGYVNDYFDFSLGAFNGDIDKNGQENKIESYITSIKGTISSEDVEDFEISLGASYISNIADSNGLEAEMVNGEIENYVPGFSSFLSMNYKKLTFEAEYLSAMKKFEAGELSFENGENIKPSAWNCELAYAITEKLEVAGKYEGSEDLWDFQPKQQYGLVLSYNLFENTTVALEYLHGKYENEDERNLTTAQLAIEF, via the coding sequence ATGATGTCCATCGGTAGTGTTAAGTCAAAGATTTCTTTAACGGCTTTTCTTTTCTGCGTGTTAATTTGTTGCAGTTGTAGCGCCGAAGAAGAATCGTTAATTAACGTATTAGGTAAAAGAATCAGTATCAGTGGTGCGGTAGAGGTTGAAATATATTCAATGGATTACAAATCCAAAGATGATGAAGATATTCAGGAGAGTGATATTACATTATCAACTGTGGAATTAGGAATAGATGTAGTTCTCAATGAATATACAAAAGGGCATGTCCTTTTTCTATGGCAGGAAGATAATACGGAACAAGTAGAAGTAGATGAAGGGACTATAACCCTCGGCGGAACCCAAGATATCCCATATTATCTTACGGCAGGTAAAATGTATGTTCCGTTTGGCACGTTTAATAGCCACTTTGTAAGTGACCCCATAACTTTAGAGCTCGGGGAAACAAGAGAATCGGCAGTATTAGTAGGTTATGTCAATGATTATTTTGATTTTTCTCTCGGAGCTTTCAATGGAGACATAGATAAAAATGGGCAGGAAAATAAAATTGAAAGTTATATTACTTCCATTAAAGGAACAATATCTTCAGAAGATGTAGAAGATTTTGAAATTTCTCTTGGAGCATCTTATATTTCCAATATTGCCGATAGTAATGGTCTTGAAGCCGAAATGGTAAATGGCGAGATTGAGAATTATGTCCCGGGCTTCAGTAGTTTCTTAAGCATGAATTACAAAAAACTCACATTCGAGGCGGAATATCTTAGCGCAATGAAGAAATTTGAAGCCGGTGAGCTTAGTTTTGAGAATGGAGAAAACATAAAACCGAGCGCATGGAATTGTGAGTTAGCTTATGCAATTACCGAGAAATTGGAAGTTGCCGGGAAGTATGAAGGATCGGAAGATTTGTGGGATTTCCAACCCAAACAGCAATACGGATTAGTTCTATCTTACAACCTATTCGAAAACACAACAGTTGCTTTGGAATATCTTCACGGTAAATATGAAAATGAAGATGAAAGAAATTTAACAACAGCTCAATTAGCTATTGAGTTTTAG
- a CDS encoding GNAT family N-acetyltransferase, whose protein sequence is MDIIEHKITLRGEKVVLRPITEYDWDVIWRWNYNPDALFFSEGRNLIKSSPSQIQEAYRHMTKESFGFIIDANDKPIGDCWLQKVNVVKILRDHPVKRCRCIDLLIGDMEFFSREFDIDIIRTVTKFGFDKENADMIFGCDIPDDNKQSLKAFKKVGYQIYDKVRQLQGSKSQYLYNVVLVK, encoded by the coding sequence TTGGACATTATAGAACATAAAATCACGCTCAGGGGAGAAAAAGTTGTTCTTCGTCCCATAACTGAATATGATTGGGATGTAATATGGCGTTGGAATTACAATCCTGATGCTTTATTCTTTTCCGAAGGACGTAATCTCATCAAATCTTCTCCAAGTCAAATTCAGGAAGCGTATCGCCATATGACTAAAGAATCATTTGGTTTTATTATAGACGCAAATGATAAACCTATCGGTGATTGTTGGCTTCAGAAGGTGAATGTTGTAAAGATTTTAAGAGACCATCCTGTAAAACGGTGCAGGTGTATAGATTTACTTATAGGGGATATGGAATTTTTTAGTCGGGAGTTTGATATAGATATAATCAGGACAGTGACAAAATTTGGTTTTGATAAAGAAAATGCGGACATGATATTTGGTTGTGATATTCCTGATGATAATAAGCAAAGTTTAAAAGCTTTTAAAAAAGTTGGATATCAAATATACGATAAGGTTAGACAACTTCAGGGTAGTAAATCTCAGTATCTCTATAATGTTGTTTTAGTTAAATAA
- a CDS encoding YezD family protein, with amino-acid sequence MSQDVLNEVVISIQKINYGEVVITIHDSEIVQIEKKEKKRFKN; translated from the coding sequence ATTAGCCAGGACGTCCTGAATGAGGTTGTAATCTCCATTCAGAAAATAAATTACGGGGAGGTGGTGATAACCATTCACGATTCAGAAATAGTTCAGATAGAAAAGAAGGAAAAGAAGAGGTTTAAAAATTAA
- a CDS encoding metal-dependent transcriptional regulator, protein MKKKKLSSNMEDYMEAIAALKKKKGVARVRDVSRLMNVKTPSVTAALNTLSKKGLIIHERYGYVEITPEGEKLAQGVQNRHDMLLEFLSKILNIDPKIAAEDACRMEHSMSPQTFQKLTKFIEFVETCPDHDRPDWLKSFDHYFKTGKRLRCKVRQIKQKIKK, encoded by the coding sequence ATGAAGAAAAAGAAATTAAGTTCAAATATGGAAGATTATATGGAGGCAATTGCTGCCCTTAAAAAGAAAAAAGGTGTAGCCAGAGTTAGAGATGTCAGCCGACTGATGAATGTAAAGACTCCCAGCGTTACTGCTGCCTTAAATACTCTTTCTAAGAAAGGACTTATTATTCATGAGAGGTATGGCTATGTAGAAATTACTCCAGAGGGAGAAAAGTTGGCTCAAGGCGTTCAAAATCGGCATGATATGCTGCTTGAATTTCTAAGCAAAATTTTAAATATTGACCCCAAGATAGCTGCCGAAGATGCCTGCAGGATGGAACATTCCATGAGTCCTCAAACTTTCCAGAAGCTAACAAAGTTTATAGAGTTTGTAGAAACCTGCCCTGACCACGATAGACCCGATTGGTTAAAAAGTTTTGACCATTATTTTAAGACAGGTAAACGCTTAAGATGTAAGGTAAGGCAGATAAAACAGAAGATTAAAAAGTAA
- the ilvC gene encoding ketol-acid reductoisomerase produces MAKISFGGVKEEVVMRKEFPMSKARRILKNETIAVIGYGVQGPAQSLNMKDNGFNVIIGQSKKFKKDWDRAKKDGWKPGKDLFEMEEAAKRATIIEMLVSDAAQKEIWPVIKKCLNPGDALYFSHGFSIVYKKQTKIIPQKDVDVIMVAPKGSGTSLRRNFLSGAGINASFAVEQDFTGRAKERCMALGIAIGAGYLFPTTFKKEVYSDLTGERGVLMGALAGIMEAQYKVLRKHGHSPSEAFNETVEELTESLIRLVSENGMDWMYANCSATAQRGALDWKPKFRDAVMPVFKELYKRVANGAETARVLSSCGKPNYQKGLTKELDAIGNSEMWLAGKATRALRPKEPAKKISKATKGMGGRKSN; encoded by the coding sequence ATGGCAAAGATTAGTTTTGGCGGAGTAAAAGAAGAAGTGGTTATGCGTAAAGAATTTCCCATGTCAAAAGCGCGCAGGATTCTAAAAAATGAAACCATTGCTGTTATCGGATATGGTGTTCAGGGACCTGCTCAGTCGCTAAATATGAAGGATAACGGTTTCAATGTTATTATCGGTCAGTCAAAGAAATTTAAAAAAGACTGGGATCGCGCAAAAAAAGATGGCTGGAAACCCGGAAAAGATTTATTTGAAATGGAAGAAGCGGCGAAACGCGCAACAATTATTGAAATGCTGGTTTCTGATGCGGCTCAAAAAGAGATTTGGCCTGTTATAAAAAAATGCTTAAATCCGGGTGATGCTTTATATTTTTCGCACGGGTTTTCCATTGTGTATAAAAAACAAACAAAAATCATTCCCCAAAAAGATGTTGATGTGATTATGGTTGCTCCCAAAGGTTCGGGAACATCACTTCGTAGAAATTTTCTTTCAGGCGCGGGGATTAATGCCAGTTTTGCGGTTGAACAAGATTTCACCGGTCGAGCGAAAGAACGCTGTATGGCTTTAGGGATTGCCATTGGCGCAGGATATCTGTTCCCGACGACATTCAAAAAGGAAGTTTATAGTGATTTAACCGGCGAACGCGGTGTTCTTATGGGCGCTTTGGCGGGCATTATGGAAGCTCAATACAAAGTCCTTAGGAAACACGGCCACAGCCCGAGCGAAGCATTTAACGAAACAGTTGAAGAATTAACAGAGAGTTTAATTCGGCTTGTAAGCGAAAACGGTATGGATTGGATGTATGCAAACTGTTCGGCGACAGCCCAGCGCGGAGCTCTTGATTGGAAACCAAAATTCAGAGATGCAGTGATGCCTGTGTTCAAAGAACTATATAAAAGAGTAGCAAACGGCGCGGAAACTGCAAGAGTTTTATCCTCTTGTGGCAAGCCGAATTATCAAAAAGGACTCACCAAGGAACTTGACGCTATTGGTAATTCCGAAATGTGGTTAGCAGGTAAAGCGACTCGTGCCCTTAGACCTAAAGAACCTGCAAAGAAAATTTCTAAAGCAACTAAGGGAATGGGTGGAAGAAAATCCAATTAA